TGTGCCAACTTCAAAGAACAGGTTTCCAATGAAGATCGAAATCAAGAAGATCGGCAATTCCGACGGCCTTCTCTTGCCCCGCGAGTTGATGCAACGGCTTGACCTCAAGCGAGGCCAGGAACTGCACATCACCGAGCTCGCTGGAGGGGGATTTCAGGCGATGCCCTACGATCCCGACTTCGAGAAGACCATGGAAATCGCCGACCAGATTATGGACAAGTACAAGGACACGCTCGCGGCGCTTGCAAAATGACCGGGAGCGCCAGGTGAGCGAGCCGAAAGAGCCGCTTTGGGTCAGCTACGAGCAGGCCATCGCGATCCATAGCCGGCAGTTGCGTCGCTTCGGTGGAGCCCCCGGCCTGCGCGACGAAGGCATGCTTCGATCGGCCCTTGAACGTCCGATCAACAAATGGCGTTACGAACAATCGGACATGGCCGAACTTGCCGCTGCCTATGCATTTGGGCTGGCGAAAAACCACGCCTTTGTCGACGGCAACAAACGCATCGCTTTCATGGCCATGATGGTTTTCTTGCTCAAGAACGGCGTCCCCTTTGACCCTCAACCGGCGCACGCCACAGCGATCATCCTCTCCCTCGCCGCCGGCGAGGTCAGCGAGGAGAGCCTGACCCGCTGGATCAGGGACAACTGGCCGGCCGAGCCGGGCAAGTAACGGCCGCCGGAGGTGCACAAACCGCCGGTCGCCGTTGCCCTTCCGGGTGGTTTGCGGTAATTGCCACGCCAGAGCCGAAACCTGA
The sequence above is drawn from the Bradyrhizobium sediminis genome and encodes:
- a CDS encoding AbrB/MazE/SpoVT family DNA-binding domain-containing protein produces the protein MKIEIKKIGNSDGLLLPRELMQRLDLKRGQELHITELAGGGFQAMPYDPDFEKTMEIADQIMDKYKDTLAALAK
- a CDS encoding type II toxin-antitoxin system death-on-curing family toxin; this translates as MSEPKEPLWVSYEQAIAIHSRQLRRFGGAPGLRDEGMLRSALERPINKWRYEQSDMAELAAAYAFGLAKNHAFVDGNKRIAFMAMMVFLLKNGVPFDPQPAHATAIILSLAAGEVSEESLTRWIRDNWPAEPGK